The Primulina huaijiensis isolate GDHJ02 chromosome 9, ASM1229523v2, whole genome shotgun sequence genomic interval ttagtatttaaattacaaaaattgtaTTTCTTAGTTGTATCTTATAAGTCAATAATActacaaataataattttataataataaaattttatactaCGCGtgtcaaagaaattaataagaaatgaaattaattgtaatatttatttgtatttaaattgttaagaacaaaattaacaataattaaaactttatctgccaaaaataatcacaaataaataatttatcaatttcAATCAAACTACAAAATTTAATTTGGAGTATAAATACCTCGTATGTGGAAGAAGAAATTGATATTGAGTAGCTtcaacaattaaatatattcaacACTGAAAGCAAATGTATCACTTCAATCAGCTGAAACAATTTGAAGAACACTTCAAAAATTTTCAGACCAACGAGGAAGGATGATAACAAATGTTCTCTATACGTTCATCGATTTTATAAGCAATTTTTCAATATTCGGTTAAAAACACGCCATTCAACATGGTTTGTTAATTGATTTGAACTGATACATTTCATCACTCTGTCATCGCAAATTACTTTGAGCTGCTCGTGACATCCCATCACTCTAGCACCACAattctaattattaattaaaaaaaaacaaaatcaagtcACACCATCCAAGATGACGtgacttgaaattttaaaaaaaccatGATGGCGTGATTTTTTGATCTAAAACACGTCATTTTAAATGGCGTGATTTTTTTCACGGTAAACGGTGAAAAAGCCCTTTTTTTACCCTTATATATTATCCGaatcctttaattttttttttattaaatcatatggtttcacatttcaaatattcaattttcGAATACTTTCATGTATTCAAATTCTCGTCATTCTAAACCGGAGTTTAGCTCCACTTATTTAACCCAGAATTTCTCGTGTAACAGTTCGAGTTTCCCCAACCTTAGATTAAgggatttcaaaataaaaataaaaattctcataattctTAGCAACAGAGATTGTAAATATCCCACTATTGGAAACCAATAAAGAGGATACACGAAAATTGGCGACATAATCCAAGAGGGAAATTTTTTGTGCGAGAGGCGTACCGACTGGGAATAAGGTGTACATACCTCCGGATAATCAATCGGGCGTTAGCTTGGTGGAAGTTTCTATGGTTTGTATCGCTaccacaaaaattcaaaatttttgttggTAGGTATTCCATGATTCCATTGCCACGAGATGGAATTTATGAATTGCAACATTCCGGTGTCGGGCCGCTGTCCCTTATGCAATGTTAATTGGAAGGGAAACATCGAGCCATGCTCGATTCTTATGCTCGACCAACAAGGCCAGTTGGAAGCAAACTGAATTATTTTACCTTTCTGACCGAATTCAGAACCAAGGATCAAGTATGAATTCGCGTGGGCGATCTGGAAAGAAAGGACcaaatgttagagtaggtgacGAGTGAACCAACTTGTGGtttgaattttattgacttttatataaaaacaatctttagttaaataatattttacagttTTATCCAAATATGGTGtttattttatctgtatacccatgcaagctgcataaatAAAGCTCTTGAATATATTAAAGGTATCACGACGTTTGCttctcaacataatattatgaaACTCGTTAGAaaatgtaccgtatattctaaacaggttcctagtcgaatcagccgactaaaataaggataaatgtcTCTTGAGATTGAGAATAGCATTTGTGATGTAAACATCATGCTTCATTAGTAAGAGCATGAAGATGTTCATTCATATATAttagtgatcatttgatgatgcgcTGAATAACTTTCTCTTGAACTGTCCAAGTGATTATCATTTATCGCGTGGAATAGTCCACAGTTATGGTCGTACACCATTAGTATTTTGACTCGGGACAACGTATAGACTCTATGTACTAGCATATACTTTGAATAGTTTACCAACTCCATTGAAGGTCAATAGGTGGTGAGGTTTAGTGTAGTTTCGAAaaacgtaggagcaaatgcattgtaatCGAAGATTCACCGTTTGTCAACGGgcgaagatatcctatgtgatctgatgagttaataatgcAAGAAATCTCTAGCATGATTAAGACATGTACATTTTGGAGATATGTTTCCTCAGTCGCACATATCATGTCACTGTTATTACTCAAATATACAACACATCGTATCGAATTCAAAAGCAACTcccgatataccaatggtttcAGATTCGATCGAGTTGAAGGGACTGTAATGTATATTAatcataacttaaggttcttgcagacactatcagtgatacataagggatcatgaggcgatgctactagatgtTCTTACCTTGATTCGATGGGTggtgcaatcagacttgagttcaaACTTTCTTGATCAatggttgatgaaaagaatatgtctaattagggtaagcccgaataagaataatgTTATTCTAAATCACAAGAAGTTGTAAACTCACGGttagctgtatctctgaactattgagggtcacacaagtatcagattacgtgttctcgttgagatagtcaagttcaaggagttgaataaGAGAAGTTTAGTTTTATAGAGATCAAACAGATTGCTTACAAAAGGAGTTTAAAAGTAGATTCCATGTATTTGAAGTCTAGCTGGGCAAGGCACCATTGTTTGCTGGCTGCAAGGGCTAATAATACTTTGACAGTAGCTAATTTAGCCACGGGTGAAAACGTTTCAAAGAAATCAACACCCTCTTGTTGTGTGTATCCTTTGGCTACAAGACGGGCTTTATGTCAATCAACTGACCCATTGGAAGTATACTTAATCTTGTAAACCCATCGACAGCCGATGGCATGTTTGCCTGGTGGTAGGGGAACCACGGACCATGTGTGATTTGCTTCCATGGCATCAAGTTCATCTTTCATTGCTGCTTGCCATTGGGGGAAATGTTTGGCTTGATGAAAAAATTGTGGTTCAAATTGTGAGGACACATTAAGTGTGAGATTTCTATATGACGGTGATAGGGAGTCATAAGAGATGTAGGAGCTTAAAGGATGAGGAGACTGAGAACTCAGCTAGGCCTTTGATTGCAATAAGTTGCAATGGTAATCACGAAGGTAAGAAGGAGGTTGAGAGTTCCTGGATGATGTGCGCTGTGGCATGGAAACTGTTGGAATTGAAGCCGGAACCAGTGGCGAAGTGGTGTTGTTTGAATCATTGGATGCTTGGGGATCAACCAATGCTGGAATGACAGAGTCAGGGTTCGGTGTATCCAACGATAGCGGGAGAACCACCTCAGGAAAGGGATCAATATGAATCTTGGACAAGAGTGTTTCAAATGGGAATGTAGTCTCATGAAATGTTACGTCCcgtgaaataaatttttctttggTATTGATGTCTAGCAGCTTGTATCCTTTGATATTGGAAGGATAACCCAAGAGAACACACGCACGAGCTCTGGGAGAGAATTTGTCACGATGAGCAGCCAAAGTAGAAGCAAAGGCTAGACATCCAAATGTGCGCATTGAGGAATAGTCGAATGCTTTGTGATAAAGTAGCTCATAAGGAGACTTGTTGTGGTTTGTATAGGATGGTACCCCGATTGATCAAATATGTTGCTGTCAACACACACTCGCCCCAAAATTCAGCATCTATATGAGATTGGAAGAATAAAGCTCTAGCAACATTAAGAAGATGTTGATGTTTTCTCTCAACCACAGAATTCTGTTGTGGTGTCTGGACGCATGATAGTTGATGAATGATGCCTCTTGCCACGCACAATTCTGTGAAAGCAAGTTCTTTTGCATTGTCTGTACGAAATGCTTTGATCTTTTTATGAAATTGAGTGCAAACCATAGAGTAAAATCGGGTGACAACTCTATAAGCATCGGACTTGTGAGCAAAAATACCCACGTAAATCGAGTGCAAACATCTACCAAGGTTAGGAAATATCGTTGATTATTCATTGTTGCAACATTGTATGGTCCCCAGATATCACAATGGACAAGATCGAAAGGAGAATCAGACATGTTATGATGAGATATAAATGCAAGTCGTTTTTGCTTAGCTATTGGACAAATGACGCAAGACTTACACTTATCTAAGTGTGCTTCATTGTATTGTAGCTGGTCTTTTAAGGTATGTAGTACCTTAATAGATGGGTGTCCAAGACGACTATGCCATGTCTCCAACGAAATCTgattgatgaaaatgttcttAAGGCCCGAGCTTGTATCCAGAACATACAGTCCTTCGATTTTCCTACCCTTGCCAATCATCTTCCTCGTGATCACCTCCTGGATAATGAACGAATTGTGATGAAAACTGATCATAGATTTAGTATTGGCGAGAACGGAGCTGACAGACAATAGATTTAACTTGAAGTGTGGTATAAACATGACATCCTCAAGAGTCAAATATTCACTAAGCGTAATGCTGCCGCAAAATTTAACATCAATGGTTGTGTGATTAGGTAGGGTAACGGTGGAGCCAGTGACAGGTTGTAGGGAGTTAAACAATGATGCATACGAGCAAATATGTCTGGATGCTCCGGAGTCAACAATCCAACACGACGGAGAAGATAAACCATTATGAGCATATGTGGATAAGCATATACCTGTGGTGTGGACTGTTGCTGAGTTACTGACAGAATTAACATGTTTGTCAAGTGAAAAAAGCTGCTGATCAAATAGTTGTCTCAACTGATGCAGCTGCTCATTGTTGAATCCTTGAAGAAGGTTATGGGATATACCATCATTTGTGGGAACATGATCTGAGGAACCGCGTGTTTCAGATACTTGGTTTGCATTAGCTGCTTTGTATCGAGGCGTGGGTGTTCCTCGAAGTTTAGAGCCTGGAGGATATCCATGAATCTTATAGCACGTGTCCACTGTGTGGCCATGAATATTGCACTTGGTACAAAATGGTCTTTCCTTGGGAAACTTCGGTGGCCCTCGACCTTGAGCATGTCTCTGTGGTTGATCATTCTTGAATGCAAATGCCATGTCCCCTGTAGAATTATTAGGGGTTGTAAAGTGTGTACCAATTGTTCTCTGCCTTTCTTCTTGAACAACCAAGGAGAAAGCTCGGTTGATGGGAGGAAGCTGATCAAGCAATAACACTTGACTTCGAATTTGGACAAAAGAATAATTAAGTCCCATAAGANTACAAATGCATTTACCACAGCTACACATCGGACGAAAATTATTCAATNAACAGCTTCACATCGGACGAAAATTATTCAATTCTTCCCATAGAGCCTTGAGTTTTGTGAAATATACACTTACAGAAAGTTGTTCTTGACCCAAGTTCACGAGATCACGTCTCAATTGAAATATTCTGGGCCCATCACTTTGTTGAAATCTCTCCTTGAGATCATCCCATATGTTGGCTGCGGATTCGGAGAAGAGAATGCTTGCAGAAATATCTTTGGATACGGAATTGAGGATCCAAGATATTACGATGTTGTTGTCTCTAGTCCAGAAACCCAGTAGATGCGTATCTGTCTCTGATGGTTTCACAATTGTCCCATCCACAACACCCAGCTTGTTCTTGACTGATAGGGCAATTCTCATGGCTCTGCTCCAAGAGGCGTAATTGTCTCCAGTCAGAGATTGCGATACTAACGTGAGACCCGGATTATCTGAATGATGCAGGAAGTAAGGACTCATTGGATCGTCTATGACGGAATGACTGCCCAGCCGAGGAAATTCGGACTGATTTCCAGGTGCCATGAGAGATACAGCTCAGATTTTACCGAAGGTAGATGATGAAGAAGCTGTTCGATCTGGAGGGAAAAGAAACTCACCAAGCGCAGACGATCAGTGCATAGAAACCGAAAGTCGAAGCCTCGATTGACATTTCCAGCGCggaagctctgataccatattacgTGATGAGTAAAGCTTGTTTGTATTTCAGAACAATGAATTGAAAACTGTTTTTTTGATACAGAGTTTGTGCCTTGTATATATTCTTGTATTAACTACTTGCACATGGCTTGTTAACCAACCAACCGACTAACTAACTAGTAAGTTTTTATATCTAATAAAGGAAGAAGATCCATCTGTAGAAAATTATAAGAAGTGCTACATCCGCTTAAAAATCGAAATAGTCGGAGCATGTTTTAAATATAGAAAGGTAAATAAACTAAAACACTCTctgaatattataaattataatatgatgCCCAAAGAATGTTTCGAACGAcgaaactaaaatttttaaactttcgaTGCATCGTGTGTGCTAGAAAACAGTATTCCAACACCAGAATTCTTCATCAAGGCGAAGGGTGCAAATAGAAGACTGATATTGGCTGTGTCTAGGAAGAGGAAAGTTTGAAGCAAGATAAGACAGAAAGTGCTCATTATGCCTCTACTTCGAAGGTTAAAGGAAAGAAAAGGAAGGATAAAGAAGCTGCGGATACACAGCCTCCGAAGAAACAACAGAAAAATCCTAGTGATTCTCAAAGTTCTGGTTGTTTTTTCTGTGGCAGTGATGGGCATATGAAGAAGCGGTGCAGTAATTATCACACTTGACGTGCTAAGAAAGGTATGCTTCTGAATATGGTTTGTTCTGAGGTTAATTTAACTTCAGTGCCTAGACACACGTGGTGGATAGATTCTGGTACAACAACTCACATCAGTGTGTCTATGCAGGGTTGCCTGGATTGCCGAAAACCAAGTGATGCTGAAAGATTCATCTATGTTGGTGACGGCAACAAAGTTGAAGTTGAGGCAATAGGGAAATTTAGATTATTGTTAAAGACTGGAATATATTTGGATCTTTATGAAACATTTGTAGTACCGTCTTTTAGACGGAATTTGATTTCCATTTCTGCATTGGACAAATTtggttattcttgttcttttaGAAATGGaatattcagtttgtttctcGATTCAAAATTGGTTGGTTCTGGTTCCTTATCAGGATACGATAATCTTTATTCTTTGGAtattattgcttcatttaacgAATCCCTGCAAACAAGTAGAGgcactaaaagaaaattaaccAGTGAGAATTCAGCTACGTTATGGCACAAAAGACTGGGTCATATCTCTGAAAAGAGAATAAGGAGACTTGTGTCAGATGAAATTCTCGAACCTTTAGATTACACAGactttaataattgtgttaaTTGTATAAAGGGAAAACAAACTAACAAAAGGAGATTTGAAGCCAACAAGTGTTCAGGCGTCTTAGAACTTATACATgctgatatttgtggaccattcCCTTCGGCTTCTTGGAATGGTCAACAGTATTTTATAACGTTCACAGacgatttttcaagatatgGCTTCATTTATCTCATTCATGAAAAGGCACAGTCATTGGATGTGTTCAAAAACTATAAagctgaagttgaaaatcaagtTGGCTTAAAGATTAAAAGCGTTAGATCTGACCGTGGTGGTGAATACTATGGTAGATATGACGGTTCAGGTGAACAACGTCCATGACCTTTTGCAAGATTCCTAGAGGAATGCGGTATCGTCCCACAGTACACTATGCCGGGTTCGCCCACTATGAATGGTGTTGCTGAAAGACGAAACAGAACGCTTAAAGATATGGTGAGGAGTATGATCAGTCATTCTACCTTACCAGAATCACTCTGGCGAGAAGCACTAA includes:
- the LOC140983920 gene encoding uncharacterized protein, with protein sequence MAPGNQSEFPRLGSHSVIDDPMSPYFLHHSDNPGLTLVSQSLTGDNYASWSRAMRIALSVKNKLGVVDGTIVKPSETDTHLLGFWTRDNNIVISWILNSVSKDISASILFSESAANIWDDLKERFQQSDGPRIFQLRRDLVNLGQEQLSLPPINRAFSLVVQEERQRTIGTHFTTPNNSTGDMAFAFKNDQPQRHAQGRGPPKFPKERPFCTKCNIHGHTVDTCYKIHGYPPGSKLRGTPTPRYKAANANQVSETRGSSDHVPTNDGISHNLLQGFNNEQLHQLRQLFDQQLFSLDKHVNSVSNSATVHTTGICLSTYAHNGLSSPSCWIVDSGASRHICSYASLFNSLQPVTGSTVTLPNHTTIDVKFCGSITLSEYLTLEDVMFIPHFKLNLLSVSSVLANTKSMISFHHNSFIIQEVITRKMIGKGRKIEGLYVLDTSSGLKNIFINQISLETWHSRLGHPSIKIKAFRTDNAKELAFTELCVARGIIHQLSCVQTPQQNSVVERKHQHLLNVARALFFQSHIDAEFWGECVLTATYLINRAFASTLAAHRDKFSPRARACVLLGYPSNIKGYKLLDINTKEKFISRDVTFHETTFPFETLLSKIHIDPFPEVVLPLSLDTPNPDSVIPALVDPQASNDSNNTTSPLVPASIPTVSMPQRTSSRNSQPPSYLRDYHCNLLQSKA